ACAACGAACTCACGCACTGAATTTCTCTTCAGCCCAAAGTCCCCACCAAGGATTTTCGCTGCGAAATTTCAAGCCAGTTGCCGTCGAAGTCCCGCACAAAGGAGACATCGTAGAGCCTGACATGCGCATCCCCCTCACGTCCACCGCGCGCCAGGACACCTGCATGCGTCTGGACCATGTCAAAGACCTGCACAGTACCGTAGCGATAGCCTGGAGCGCGCAACAGTGGATCGGTAGAAACCGATTGATCCTGATGCAGCAAGGCCCTTTTATCGAGCAGATCCTGATCTCGCGCGAAAACTATCACTAGACTCGGCCGCCCGAACTGGGCTCGTTCCCGCCAGCGTGATTCGGTGCATGACGCGACGGAATCCGTGGTAGTCGTCAATCGGGTTATGCAACATGCACCTGTTGTCCCAGAACGCAAATGCACTGCGGCTCCTATGCGAAGCGGCACGTGGATTCCGAGTAGGCGCACGAACGTGGTGGGCATCTTCCCCAACGACGCATCCATCCTGCGCCTCGTTGGCGCCATGATGATGGAAGTCGCGGTCACATTGAGGCCATCGAGCCCGTATAGGCTCAAGGTCTCGTTTGTGCGACACCGGCCGCCGGCCACGCCAACATCACAACGGCGATCATGCGGTCCAATTCGCCCCTGCTAGCACCCGCCTGCGGCAAATTCAAGATCGTTTGCATCACGCCGAGAAAATACCAAGCCAGCGCAGCGACATCTGCATCAGTTGGCAGTTCGCCATCTGCAATTGCTTCCCGAAGCAGACCTTCGAGCAGATCGCGCTGCTGACTCATCCCCGAGAGCGCCGCCTCCTGCCCTGCTGCCGGCAGATCGACTAGCTCGGCACAACTTCGTGCGAGCAGGCAACCAGGGGGCGACGGGACCCCATCGGCAGCAGCCCCCGCAGCAGCGCCTCGAGCCGCGCACGGGCACTGCCGCCCTCGTATGACTTCATCCTCCGTAGCACCCGATCCGTATAAGCTGCAAGTGCCATCTGGAACAGGCCATCTTTGTCCTTAAAACGTTGGTAAAGGCTTGAACGCGATAGCCCGGTCGCTTCCGTCAACATGTTGATCGATGTAGCCGCGTATCCGTGACGCCAGAAGGCATCCAGGGCTGCATCAATGACGGCACCTTCGTCGTATTGCGGCTTACCGCTCATTCAAATACCCTTTGACAAATTGGAACAATCGTTCCATGATGTGTGGATCGTTCGTTCCATGATACATCTTAGAGGTACTAACCATGATCAACCCCTCCAAGGCTAAGATCAAGAAACCGCGGATCGCCATCGCGGGGGCAACAGGACGCGTTGGGGCTACATTGACGGCGTTGCTTGCCGCTGACCCAATCGACCTGGTCGCGCTAACGCGCCAACCCAGCACAGCGCGACTGCCCGAAGGGGTGATCCCATTCAAGGTCGACTTCAAACGCGCGGACACGCTTGAGGAGACCCTACGCGGCATCGACCGGCTCTTCATCGCGCACGGCACCTCCCTCGAACAGGTCGCCAACGAAATCGCGTTGATCGATGCAGCAGTTGCATCAGGCGTTCGGCACATCGTCAAACTGTCCGCCCTTGGTCCCGCGACCCGACTTCTTCCCATCGCTTGGCACATGCAGATCGAAGCGCATTTGGCGCAGCAGCCGATCGCATCTACCGTCTTGCGCCCTAGCACTTTCAGCCATGTGCTCAAGCGTCTGGGGCCACACATCGCTGCCGGTTCCTGGGCCGGCGCAGCGGGTAACGGGCGTGTGAACTTCATCGATACCCGCGACGTTGCTGAAGTGGCCCGCATTGCATTGCTCGAGGAAATCGAGCCGGCGTCGCAACGTGCGTACCACCTGTCTGGTCCACGTGCGTGGACCATGAACCAGGTGGCAGAGGAGTTGGCCCGCCTACTTGGACATCCGGTTACTTACGTCGAACGTTCGCCTGCCGAGCAGAGAGGCTCTGCTCGGCGCCGGACTTGCTCCGCTCGTAGCCGATCTTTTGGTTGGACTCGACCAAATGTTCCGCGAGTCTGTGATCGCCGAAACGACCTCGACGGTCGAGGAACTGACCGGAAAGGCCCCACGTTCGTTAACGGAATGGTTGACCGACAACCTAGACGTATTTCGAGCGTGAGCTCTCCATCGGTTGGTGTCCCAGGAAGTGGGGTAAGTCTTGTGCCACTCGCTGCGCGGCAAAGCGCGTAGGGCGTAGCCCGAAGCGGCTTGCCGCGCAGCGGCCATTTCGTTCTGGGTGGCCATCGTGAAGTCTGGATTAGTTTGATGTGCGATCCACCGAACTTTGTCCTTGAAGGAAATCACGATGACCAACGCCACTACGGCACCCCGGGGCCGCTTAACGCATTAGCGCGTCGCAGCCCTGCGGAAATCGGACGGCGTGACGCCGGTCGCCTTCTTAAATGCGGTGCTGAAGTGCTGAGCGTGGCTGAAGCCGCAATCCAGGGCGACTTCAGTTGCGGTGCGACGAGGATCCAAGAGGAACTCTTTGGCCCGCTCGAGACGCAAACCGTACACAAAGCGCAATGGCGTCTGCCCGGCACTTTCGCGAAAAGCCCGCATGAAATGTCGGGGACTGACACCGGCAACTTGCGCCAAGCCCTTGATTGTGAACGGCCGCGACAAGTCGGCCTCGATGTAGTCGATAACGCGCCGCAAGCTGCTAGGTGGGAGGCCACCGCACGGCCGAATGGCGGCTCTCTGGCTGCCGTCGACCCGCGCCAGGAGGGCGAGTGCTTGCATTGCCCAGCCTTCGGCGAACAACCCGTAAAGGCTGTCTGCATTGCGCGCCTCACGGCATAGGACCGAAAGGCCACGTTGCAGATCTTCGTTGCCAAAGGCAATCAACGGCCGATTGAAGTGGCAGCCGGCTTCGGAGGCAATGGCCGGGTCAAGGAAGACCACCGTGTAGTCGAAGCACGGGGCTACGTCGAACTCGCCTTCGACTGAAATCGAGGCCGGGAACAGTGCAAGGTTTGTTCCTTGTGTTATTCCCGAGTGGATGCGGCGGCCGTCGAGTTGCAGATGCAACTCTTTGAGGCCGTTACGAAACCAGAACAGCGCGAGCCGCGGCTGACGAAAACGCCAAGAGATGGGCCCGGTCGCCCGACGCGCGAGGACTTCAACATGGGTGGTGCGCGAGTCAACAATGGTGCCGGATATGAGTTCGCCCCCAACCTCGCGGTATTCAGCTTGTGAGTCAAGGTGACCATGCATTGCTTACCTCCACTTCGACCTTGCGTCCAGCCTCATTGTGCGCGCGGCCGATTGACCTCGCAAGCGAATCAGTCGCTGGTGAATACCCCTTATGGGGAGGGTCGCTGACGCATGGACGTCAACCGCGTTCGCTTTGCCCCCGCGCATCGTGCACCTTGGCTCGACTCGTGCTGGTCTGAAGCAATAGCGATGCGATGAGCCAAGACAACGGGCCCGCGAGGGGCCCGGCATCAAGCACAGTAGATCGGCGATTTAGGTCTAGCCGACGGCGTCGCCACATCTCGGTGAAAGGCACTGCTGGCCGATTGCAGCGTCGGCCGCACCGGCGCGCCTGATCTCGGCGCTCAGCCCCATGGACCTCGCAACGCGATTTGCTTGGCAAAAACGCCGCCCCTGTTCCTTCTCTCAGAACTTGACGTTCCCAATGCCCTTCAATTGCAAGATTTCCCGGGCTTCGTTCGGGCTGGCGATTTCGAGTCCAAGCCCCTCGATAATCTGGCGCGCCTGCCGCACCTGTGCGGCATTGCTCTCGGCCAGCGTGCCCCGTCCAAGCCACAGGCTGTCCTCCAATCCGACGCGCACATTGCCGCCCATACTGGCAGACATTCCTGCAAGGCGAAGCTGATCTTTGCCTGCCCCCAGCACCGACCAGTGATAGTCATTGCCGAACAGCCGGTCGGCCGTCCGCTTCATGTGCAAGACGTCGTCAGGATGCGTGCCGATACCTCCCAGGATGCCGAACACGGTCTGAACAAAGAACGGTGCCTT
The sequence above is drawn from the Cupriavidus sp. D39 genome and encodes:
- a CDS encoding TetR family transcriptional regulator C-terminal domain-containing protein; protein product: MRGRQCPCAARGAAAGAAADGVPSPPGCLLARSCAELVDLPAAGQEAALSGMSQQRDLLEGLLREAIADGELPTDADVAALAWYFLGVMQTILNLPQAGASRGELDRMIAVVMLAWPAAGVAQTRP
- a CDS encoding TetR/AcrR family transcriptional regulator, which encodes MSGKPQYDEGAVIDAALDAFWRHGYAATSINMLTEATGLSRSSLYQRFKDKDGLFQMALAAYTDRVLRRMKSYEGGSARARLEALLRGLLPMGSRRPLVACSHEVVPS
- a CDS encoding NAD(P)H-binding protein, with amino-acid sequence MINPSKAKIKKPRIAIAGATGRVGATLTALLAADPIDLVALTRQPSTARLPEGVIPFKVDFKRADTLEETLRGIDRLFIAHGTSLEQVANEIALIDAAVASGVRHIVKLSALGPATRLLPIAWHMQIEAHLAQQPIASTVLRPSTFSHVLKRLGPHIAAGSWAGAAGNGRVNFIDTRDVAEVARIALLEEIEPASQRAYHLSGPRAWTMNQVAEELARLLGHPVTYVERSPAEQRGSARRRTCSARSRSFGWTRPNVPRVCDRRNDLDGRGTDRKGPTFVNGMVDRQPRRISSVSSPSVGVPGSGVSLVPLAARQSA
- a CDS encoding AraC family transcriptional regulator produces the protein MHGHLDSQAEYREVGGELISGTIVDSRTTHVEVLARRATGPISWRFRQPRLALFWFRNGLKELHLQLDGRRIHSGITQGTNLALFPASISVEGEFDVAPCFDYTVVFLDPAIASEAGCHFNRPLIAFGNEDLQRGLSVLCREARNADSLYGLFAEGWAMQALALLARVDGSQRAAIRPCGGLPPSSLRRVIDYIEADLSRPFTIKGLAQVAGVSPRHFMRAFRESAGQTPLRFVYGLRLERAKEFLLDPRRTATEVALDCGFSHAQHFSTAFKKATGVTPSDFRRAATR